In Flavobacterium sp. CS20, a single window of DNA contains:
- a CDS encoding DUF6364 family protein, with the protein MDKKLTLSLNEDVIEKAKKYSKQSNTSLSKLIKFKVMVVLLELNDKITELALSDESFNDFEDGFQYYTAIENEIDIIITRNKKDFKNSRLPVLSAKEYLSIKN; encoded by the coding sequence ATGGATAAAAAACTCACATTAAGTTTAAATGAGGATGTTATTGAAAAGGCAAAAAAATACTCAAAACAAAGTAATACAAGCTTATCAAAACTGATAAAATTTAAAGTTATGGTAGTACTTTTGGAGCTAAATGATAAAATTACTGAACTTGCTTTAAGTGATGAGAGTTTTAATGATTTTGAAGATGGTTTTCAATATTATACAGCTATTGAAAATGAAATAGATATAATCATAACAAGAAATAAAAAGGATTTTAAAAATTCAAGGTTGCCTGTTTTAAGTGCAAAAGAATATTTGTCAATAAAAAATTGA
- a CDS encoding o-succinylbenzoate synthase — MREAYFKPYNLIFKQASGTSRGVLREKKTYFLILEDGQNKGIGECGLFKGLSFDDRPDYENQLQWVCEHIDLGLDELLKKTIDFPSIQFGLEMAFLSLEADDGFDLFPSKFTQGQDKIPINGLIWMGEKSFMKSQIEDKIKQGFHCVKLKIGAIDFEEELNLLKYIRQEFSAKDIELRVDANGAFEPHQALEKLKRLSEYELHSIEQPIKQGHWEVMAKLCEKTPLDIALDEELIGIQDVTKRQNLLQTIQPQYIILKPSLVGGFEHCKTWMKIADQHQIGYWITSALESNVGLNAIAQFTYSLSIKRPQGLGTGSLFTNNIKSPLEVKGEYLTYNPNKKWDNFNEIITV, encoded by the coding sequence ATGAGAGAAGCTTATTTCAAACCTTACAATCTAATTTTCAAACAAGCCAGTGGCACTTCTCGTGGCGTTTTAAGAGAGAAAAAAACTTATTTTTTAATTCTTGAAGACGGTCAAAACAAAGGCATCGGCGAATGCGGGCTTTTTAAAGGCTTGAGCTTCGACGACCGACCGGATTATGAAAACCAACTGCAATGGGTTTGTGAGCATATTGATTTAGGTTTGGATGAATTGCTAAAAAAAACCATTGACTTCCCCTCTATTCAGTTTGGCTTAGAAATGGCGTTTTTATCACTTGAAGCTGATGATGGTTTTGATTTATTCCCGTCAAAATTTACGCAAGGTCAAGACAAAATACCTATCAACGGTCTGATTTGGATGGGCGAAAAATCTTTTATGAAATCGCAGATTGAAGACAAAATCAAACAAGGTTTTCATTGTGTAAAACTCAAAATTGGTGCTATTGATTTTGAAGAAGAACTCAACTTGCTAAAATACATTCGACAAGAGTTTTCGGCTAAAGATATCGAACTTCGAGTTGATGCCAACGGTGCTTTTGAACCGCATCAAGCCTTAGAAAAACTCAAACGCCTGAGTGAATATGAGTTGCATAGCATTGAACAGCCCATTAAACAAGGTCATTGGGAAGTTATGGCAAAGCTATGCGAAAAAACACCTTTAGATATTGCTCTGGACGAAGAATTAATTGGCATACAAGATGTAACAAAACGGCAAAACCTCTTACAAACTATACAGCCACAATATATCATTTTAAAACCCAGTTTGGTTGGCGGTTTTGAACATTGTAAAACGTGGATGAAAATAGCAGACCAACATCAAATTGGTTATTGGATAACCAGTGCTTTAGAAAGTAATGTCGGGCTTAATGCCATAGCACAGTTCACTTATAGCTTAAGTATAAAACGTCCACAAGGCTTAGGTACAGGTAGTTTATTTACCAATAACATTAAAAGCCCTTTAGAAGTTAAAGGCGAATATTTAACATACAATCCCAACAAAAAATGGGACAATTTTAATGAAATTATAACCGTCTAA
- a CDS encoding CPBP family intramembrane glutamic endopeptidase — MKGFIEQAYKGYTDWWRYLVGFFIIFIIWQLGSTIQVFFVFLKLLNDGLSAEEILMKLSDVSVLMGTLESNFNFFLLLLGFVFGFAGIILVIKLLHHLKLKQLITSREKIDWNRIGLSFGVIAVLISGSILLDYQLSPEDYQYNFELNRFLILALIGITMVPIQTTFEELLFRGYLLQGFGSVFKSRAVALILTSVLFGGLHIANPEVAKLGYQTLIVYIGTGFFLGIMTLMDEGLELSIGFHAGNNLLTALLLTADWTAFQTHSVFRYLGEPSLVSDVYIPVLVFYPALILMYSKIYKWKNWKQKLFGKVKYEPSSEV, encoded by the coding sequence ATGAAAGGATTTATAGAGCAAGCGTATAAAGGCTACACCGATTGGTGGCGGTATCTTGTGGGATTTTTTATCATTTTTATCATTTGGCAACTCGGCTCAACTATTCAAGTGTTTTTTGTGTTTTTAAAACTGCTTAATGATGGCCTGTCTGCTGAGGAAATCCTGATGAAACTCTCAGATGTTAGTGTTTTGATGGGCACATTAGAGTCAAATTTTAATTTTTTCCTCTTATTACTCGGGTTTGTATTTGGTTTTGCTGGTATTATTTTAGTCATCAAACTTTTGCATCATCTGAAACTAAAACAACTCATCACCTCGAGAGAAAAAATAGATTGGAATCGTATTGGATTGAGTTTTGGGGTGATTGCTGTGCTGATTTCAGGCTCGATTTTATTAGACTATCAACTATCACCAGAAGATTATCAATACAATTTTGAGCTCAATCGATTTTTAATTTTAGCTTTAATTGGCATTACAATGGTGCCTATTCAAACCACTTTTGAAGAACTGTTGTTTCGCGGCTATTTGCTACAAGGTTTTGGCAGTGTTTTTAAAAGTCGTGCTGTGGCTTTAATCTTAACTTCTGTTTTATTTGGTGGTCTGCACATTGCTAATCCTGAAGTTGCCAAATTGGGTTATCAAACTTTAATTGTTTATATCGGCACAGGATTTTTCTTAGGCATTATGACTTTAATGGATGAAGGATTAGAGTTGTCCATTGGATTCCACGCTGGCAACAATCTTTTAACCGCTTTACTTTTAACCGCTGATTGGACGGCTTTTCAAACCCATTCGGTTTTTAGGTATCTTGGCGAGCCCTCTTTGGTCAGCGATGTTTATATTCCTGTTTTGGTGTTCTATCCCGCTTTGATTTTGATGTATTCTAAGATTTACAAATGGAAAAACTGGAAACAAAAACTATTTGGAAAAGTAAAATACGAACCATCAAGTGAAGTTTAA
- a CDS encoding AMP-binding protein codes for MAKHKFEIHPSFKLNGTHFSRMHLHKVAYSFIKEGQPFEERVGNFLLDWLNEDYDDIKVRTSGSTGEPKEFFIDKQKMVNSALATGKHFKVKEETKALMCLPPKHIGGMMMLVRAMTLGWHIDVVKPSSNPLDQLYKTYDFCSMTPFQLDNSLNRLHLIKKLIVGGGHISENLKQMVQGIPTKVYETFGMTETISHFALARKVNSKKSNINEPKPFKTLPNISVASDENDRLIIKAPKILDEPLLTNDIVEIVTYKKFYWKGRADNVINSGGIKIHPEEVEKKLQKIITQRFFLSSMPDDALGEKVVLFVELPFSEEAISDLSKAIDNMSELTKYEKPKKIYLVEKFEETPNGKVNRKRTVSAKMK; via the coding sequence ATGGCAAAGCATAAATTTGAAATTCATCCCAGCTTCAAATTAAATGGCACACACTTTTCAAGAATGCATCTGCATAAAGTTGCATACAGCTTTATCAAAGAAGGTCAACCTTTTGAAGAACGTGTAGGCAATTTCCTTTTAGATTGGCTAAATGAAGACTACGACGATATCAAAGTAAGGACTTCAGGCTCTACTGGCGAACCTAAAGAGTTTTTTATCGATAAGCAAAAAATGGTCAATTCAGCCTTAGCTACAGGTAAACATTTTAAGGTCAAAGAAGAAACCAAAGCCTTGATGTGTTTACCACCTAAACATATTGGTGGCATGATGATGTTAGTCCGTGCTATGACTTTGGGTTGGCATATCGATGTGGTTAAGCCAAGTTCAAACCCATTAGATCAGCTCTACAAAACGTATGATTTTTGTTCTATGACACCTTTTCAGCTCGACAATTCTTTAAATCGATTACATTTGATAAAAAAACTGATTGTTGGTGGTGGACATATTTCAGAAAACCTGAAACAAATGGTTCAAGGCATTCCAACCAAAGTTTACGAAACTTTTGGTATGACCGAAACCATCTCGCATTTTGCCTTAGCCAGAAAAGTCAACAGCAAAAAATCAAACATAAATGAACCAAAACCGTTTAAAACACTTCCTAATATCTCTGTAGCTTCAGATGAAAACGATAGATTGATCATAAAAGCACCAAAAATATTAGATGAACCTTTATTAACCAATGATATTGTTGAGATAGTAACTTATAAAAAATTCTATTGGAAAGGTCGAGCAGACAATGTTATCAATTCAGGTGGTATTAAAATTCATCCCGAAGAAGTCGAAAAAAAACTTCAAAAAATCATCACTCAACGTTTTTTTCTTAGTTCAATGCCAGATGACGCACTTGGCGAAAAAGTTGTTCTTTTTGTAGAACTACCATTTTCTGAGGAAGCCATTAGTGATTTAAGCAAAGCCATTGATAATATGTCAGAATTGACCAAATATGAAAAACCCAAGAAGATTTATTTAGTCGAAAAATTTGAAGAAACCCCAAATGGCAAAGTCAATAGAAAACGTACGGTTAGTGCTAAGATGAAATGA
- a CDS encoding M1 family metallopeptidase: MKSIIIFFNLLIGFSAYAQLLSDKSNYTRADSLRGSLRPERTAFDMLKYNLNISVNPESKSISGYNTINFEALDNQDIIQLDLFENMIIDSIVFQHKKLKYKREFNAVFIDFEKELKKGSQHQLTFYYHGKPIIAKRPPWDGGFVFDKDSNGNPWIAVAVQGTGASLWFPNKDHLSDEPDEAEINITVPKDLVAVSNGRLIREIEKNNHLKTYHWQVTNPINNYNITLNIGDYIHFSDQFQDLDLDYYVLRENLDKAKKHFKQVKPMMACFYDKLGEYPFKNDSFKLVETPYLGMEHQSAVAYGNKYLNGYLGGDLSGTGYGLKFDFIIIHESAHEWFGNNITAKDIADLWIHEGFTTYAESIFVECQYGKQAALDYLFGQRQRISNNRPIIGDYGVNSEGSSDMYAKGGNIINTLRTLVDDDELWWETLRDFNEEFAYKTTSTKEVINFFNRSVNKDLTAFFKQYLYHKNIPELVFKSNQSKNKIQYKWNVDVEGFDMPVKLIMGKTSKWIYPKSETWKTLKIKPEQVVEIDDKQFYIDIKFVD; the protein is encoded by the coding sequence ATGAAATCAATTATCATCTTTTTTAACCTATTGATAGGGTTTTCTGCTTACGCACAATTGTTATCTGACAAATCAAACTATACAAGAGCAGATTCGCTACGTGGTAGTTTAAGACCTGAACGCACTGCTTTTGATATGCTGAAATACAATCTCAATATCAGCGTCAACCCAGAGTCAAAGTCAATTTCAGGTTATAATACAATCAACTTTGAAGCGCTTGACAATCAAGATATCATACAATTGGATTTATTTGAAAATATGATAATAGATTCCATTGTTTTTCAACATAAAAAACTGAAATACAAAAGAGAATTCAATGCCGTTTTTATTGATTTTGAAAAAGAATTAAAAAAAGGCTCGCAACATCAATTAACGTTTTATTATCACGGCAAACCTATCATAGCCAAAAGACCACCTTGGGACGGCGGATTTGTATTTGATAAAGATAGTAACGGTAACCCGTGGATAGCTGTTGCCGTGCAAGGTACGGGTGCAAGCTTGTGGTTTCCCAACAAAGACCATTTAAGCGATGAGCCCGATGAAGCCGAAATTAATATCACTGTACCAAAAGATTTGGTGGCTGTTTCAAATGGAAGATTAATCCGAGAAATAGAAAAAAATAATCATCTAAAAACCTACCACTGGCAAGTAACTAATCCAATCAACAATTACAACATCACTTTAAATATTGGCGATTATATACATTTTTCAGACCAGTTTCAAGATTTAGATTTAGACTATTATGTACTGCGAGAAAATCTTGATAAAGCTAAAAAACATTTCAAACAAGTGAAACCTATGATGGCTTGTTTTTATGACAAATTAGGTGAATATCCTTTTAAAAATGACAGTTTTAAATTGGTGGAAACGCCATATCTCGGTATGGAACACCAAAGTGCAGTGGCTTATGGAAACAAATATCTTAATGGTTATCTCGGTGGAGATTTATCTGGTACGGGCTATGGACTTAAATTTGATTTCATCATCATCCACGAATCGGCTCACGAATGGTTTGGCAACAATATTACAGCAAAAGACATTGCAGATTTGTGGATTCATGAAGGTTTTACGACTTATGCCGAGTCTATTTTTGTAGAATGCCAATATGGCAAACAAGCCGCATTAGATTATCTTTTTGGTCAACGACAAAGAATAAGTAATAATCGCCCAATAATAGGTGATTATGGCGTTAATTCTGAAGGCTCATCAGATATGTATGCCAAAGGTGGTAATATTATCAATACATTAAGAACGCTTGTAGATGACGATGAATTATGGTGGGAAACGCTAAGAGATTTTAACGAAGAATTTGCTTACAAAACAACATCGACTAAAGAAGTCATCAATTTTTTTAACCGATCAGTTAATAAAGATTTGACCGCGTTTTTTAAACAATATTTATATCACAAAAATATTCCTGAATTGGTTTTTAAATCCAATCAATCCAAAAATAAAATTCAGTATAAATGGAATGTTGATGTAGAAGGTTTTGATATGCCAGTAAAACTTATAATGGGTAAAACTTCAAAATGGATTTACCCTAAATCTGAAACTTGGAAAACTTTAAAAATCAAACCTGAGCAAGTTGTTGAAATTGACGATAAACAATTTTATATTGATATCAAGTTTGTTGACTAA
- a CDS encoding carboxypeptidase-like regulatory domain-containing protein, producing the protein MRLIQISLCCFFLFLASCQDTNLVSGKIYDNQNQPLDSVKVLVNGTDIYTYSDEKGDFKINTNGLGDELLFDKSGYELKFEELNDNLSDLKILLKQKQ; encoded by the coding sequence ATGCGTTTAATTCAAATAAGTCTTTGCTGTTTTTTTCTGTTTTTAGCATCTTGTCAAGATACTAATTTAGTTAGTGGAAAAATTTATGACAATCAGAATCAGCCTTTAGACAGTGTAAAAGTACTAGTTAATGGCACAGATATTTACACATATTCAGATGAAAAAGGTGATTTTAAAATTAACACCAATGGTTTAGGTGATGAATTGTTGTTTGATAAATCGGGATATGAATTGAAGTTTGAAGAATTAAATGACAACTTATCAGATTTAAAAATTCTACTCAAGCAGAAGCAGTAA
- the lepA gene encoding translation elongation factor 4 produces MKHIRNFCIIAHIDHGKSTLADRLLDSTNSVTAREKQEQLLDNMDLERERGITIKSHAIQMVYTYEGQEYVLNLIDTPGHVDFSYEVSRSIGACEGALLVVDAAQSIQAQTISNLYLALENDLEIIPVLNKIDLPSANPEEVTDDIVDLIGCSPDEIIPASAKNGIGIKEILEAIIKRVPSPKGDENAPLRALVFDSVYNPFRGVETYFRVFDGSIKKNQKIKFVATNKAYSADEIGTLKLVQFPKNEIKAGDVGYLITGIKDAKEVKVGDTITDAENPTQKAVSGFEDVKPMVFAGIYPVDTEEYEDLRAAMEKSQLNDASLIFTPESSATLGFGFRCGFLGMLHLEIIQERLEREFEMTVITTVPNVSYHAYTTKKPDEAIIVSNPSDLPEPSTLDHVEEPYIKASIITKADFVGPVMSLCIEKRGEITNQTYLTTERVELTFDMPLAEIVFDFYDRLKTVSKGYASFDYSPIGMRTSKLVKVDVLLNGNIVDALSALIHFDNAYDIGKKMCLKLKELIPRQQFDIPIQAAIGAKIIARETVKALRKDVTAKCYGGDISRKRKLLEKQKKGKKRMRAVGNVEIPQEAFMAVLKLND; encoded by the coding sequence ATGAAGCACATTAGAAATTTCTGTATTATCGCCCACATCGACCACGGCAAAAGCACCTTGGCCGACAGGCTTTTAGATTCTACAAACTCGGTAACAGCTCGTGAAAAACAAGAACAGTTACTTGATAATATGGACTTAGAACGCGAACGCGGCATTACTATAAAAAGTCACGCCATTCAAATGGTTTATACATACGAAGGACAAGAATATGTGCTCAACTTGATTGATACACCAGGTCACGTCGATTTTTCTTATGAAGTGTCGCGTTCTATCGGCGCTTGCGAAGGTGCTTTATTGGTTGTAGATGCGGCTCAAAGCATTCAAGCACAGACCATTTCTAATTTATATTTGGCCTTAGAAAATGATTTGGAAATTATTCCTGTGCTCAATAAAATTGATTTACCATCGGCCAATCCAGAAGAAGTAACCGATGATATTGTCGATTTAATTGGTTGTAGTCCAGACGAAATTATTCCAGCCAGTGCCAAAAATGGTATAGGCATCAAAGAAATATTAGAAGCTATAATCAAAAGAGTTCCATCTCCAAAAGGCGATGAAAATGCACCGCTAAGAGCTTTGGTTTTTGACTCTGTTTATAACCCGTTTCGTGGTGTTGAAACTTACTTTAGAGTTTTTGATGGCAGTATTAAAAAAAACCAAAAGATAAAATTTGTGGCTACCAATAAAGCTTATAGCGCAGATGAAATTGGCACTTTAAAGTTAGTTCAATTTCCAAAAAATGAAATTAAAGCAGGCGATGTAGGCTATTTAATTACAGGTATTAAAGACGCCAAAGAAGTCAAAGTTGGTGATACTATAACCGATGCTGAAAATCCTACACAAAAAGCTGTTTCAGGTTTTGAAGATGTCAAACCTATGGTTTTTGCGGGCATCTATCCAGTTGATACCGAAGAATATGAAGACTTGAGAGCCGCTATGGAAAAGTCGCAACTCAACGATGCCTCGCTGATCTTTACACCCGAAAGTTCAGCAACACTTGGGTTCGGCTTTAGATGCGGATTTCTTGGAATGCTGCACCTTGAAATCATCCAAGAACGACTTGAACGCGAATTTGAAATGACGGTAATCACCACAGTGCCAAACGTTTCATATCACGCATACACTACTAAAAAACCAGATGAAGCCATCATCGTAAGTAATCCGTCAGATTTGCCTGAGCCATCTACATTAGATCATGTTGAAGAACCTTACATCAAAGCCAGTATCATCACCAAAGCTGATTTTGTTGGACCCGTAATGTCGCTATGTATTGAAAAACGCGGAGAAATCACTAATCAAACCTATCTCACTACAGAACGCGTAGAATTAACGTTTGATATGCCGTTAGCAGAAATTGTATTTGACTTTTACGACCGATTGAAAACCGTCTCTAAAGGTTATGCATCATTTGACTACTCGCCTATTGGCATGCGGACTTCAAAATTAGTCAAAGTTGATGTTTTGCTCAATGGAAATATTGTTGATGCTTTATCTGCACTCATTCATTTTGATAATGCTTACGATATTGGAAAGAAAATGTGTTTAAAACTAAAAGAACTGATTCCGAGGCAACAATTCGACATTCCTATTCAGGCGGCAATTGGTGCAAAAATCATTGCTCGTGAAACCGTAAAAGCTTTAAGAAAAGACGTTACAGCCAAATGTTATGGCGGTGATATTTCAAGAAAAAGAAAACTATTAGAAAAGCAGAAAAAAGGGAAAAAACGTATGCGTGCCGTCGGAAATGTAGAAATACCACAAGAAGCCTTTATGGCAGTATTGAAGTTGAATGATTAA
- a CDS encoding YceI family protein: protein MKSLVYLQFIFVALVLYSSSYKSVKVNILKNSKIAIHGSSNVNKFICEYENVINLSNDIINYSLDDNQIKLKDTELLLNTKAFDCGNKGMNRDFKSLLNADKYENIKIQVLSIMPEKDCISITSNISISGHQKQYKFTVNASKNGSYKGSLDLNICDFDLKPPTKMLGLVKVDETITIEFDVYFEIEKI from the coding sequence ATGAAATCTTTAGTTTATTTACAGTTTATATTTGTTGCCCTTGTATTATACTCTTCATCTTACAAGTCTGTAAAAGTTAATATTCTAAAAAATAGCAAAATTGCAATTCATGGATCATCAAATGTTAATAAATTTATTTGTGAATATGAAAATGTCATAAACTTGTCTAACGATATTATAAATTACAGCTTAGACGATAATCAAATTAAATTAAAAGATACTGAGCTTTTATTAAATACAAAAGCATTTGACTGTGGTAATAAAGGTATGAATAGAGATTTTAAATCGCTTTTAAATGCTGATAAATATGAAAACATCAAAATTCAAGTGCTTAGTATTATGCCAGAAAAAGATTGTATTTCTATAACTTCAAACATTTCAATCTCTGGACACCAAAAGCAATATAAATTTACTGTAAACGCTTCAAAAAATGGATCTTACAAAGGATCTTTAGATTTAAATATTTGTGACTTCGACCTGAAACCACCAACTAAAATGCTTGGATTAGTTAAAGTTGATGAAACCATTACCATTGAGTTTGATGTTTATTTTGAAATAGAGAAAATTTAA
- a CDS encoding YceI family protein: protein MKTYKTPRIILLSLFFLGFFYAEAQSNYEIDKEASEILVDGTSNLHDWTIEVNTLEGKMLLDENQNIKSLSLNIPVKGLESGKKSMNKNTYEALKEEEHPNIFFKLDKLEKKDNNDVALGKLSIAGHTENVSIPIQFTGTEGNKTIKAEYTINMVDYGVEPPTALFGSIKTGETVTVKVNLIYRNQ, encoded by the coding sequence ATGAAAACTTACAAAACACCAAGGATAATCCTTTTAAGCCTATTTTTTTTAGGTTTCTTTTATGCTGAAGCACAATCTAATTATGAGATTGATAAAGAAGCCAGTGAAATTTTGGTTGATGGAACTTCAAATTTGCATGATTGGACAATAGAAGTTAATACCCTTGAAGGCAAAATGCTTCTCGATGAAAACCAAAACATCAAAAGTTTAAGTTTAAACATCCCTGTAAAAGGATTAGAAAGTGGCAAAAAAAGCATGAATAAAAATACTTATGAAGCCCTTAAAGAAGAAGAACATCCCAATATCTTTTTTAAACTAGATAAACTAGAAAAAAAAGATAATAACGATGTGGCTTTAGGCAAGTTAAGTATTGCGGGACATACAGAAAATGTGTCTATTCCAATACAATTTACCGGAACTGAAGGCAACAAAACCATTAAAGCTGAATATACTATAAATATGGTTGATTATGGTGTAGAGCCACCAACAGCTTTATTTGGCTCTATTAAAACTGGAGAAACAGTTACCGTAAAAGTTAATTTAATATATAGAAACCAATAA
- a CDS encoding HAD family phosphatase — MKPIKNILFDFGDVFLNLDKSATQQHLQNFGISEFDHETIAVNKKYEKGLVSTEAFIQFYTQKFQSLTKENFTKAWNSILKDFPQHRLDFLKSLKSQNQYRLFLLSNTNALHIEWVKNNVLFYKDFKSCFEGFYLSHEIHLRKPDASVFEFILKQQHLKTDETLFIDDTKSHIETANCLNLQTWHLSPKTDDVTQLFEQKHLNL, encoded by the coding sequence ATGAAACCCATCAAAAACATCCTTTTCGATTTTGGCGATGTCTTTCTCAATCTTGATAAGTCAGCCACACAACAACATCTTCAAAATTTTGGCATTTCTGAATTTGACCACGAAACTATTGCCGTCAACAAAAAATACGAAAAAGGCTTAGTGTCAACCGAAGCGTTTATTCAATTTTACACCCAAAAATTTCAATCATTAACCAAAGAGAATTTCACTAAAGCGTGGAACAGCATCCTCAAAGATTTTCCGCAACACCGATTAGATTTTCTCAAATCGCTTAAATCACAAAATCAATACCGTTTATTTTTATTGAGCAACACCAACGCCCTTCATATTGAATGGGTTAAAAACAATGTTTTATTTTATAAAGATTTTAAATCCTGTTTTGAAGGATTTTATCTTTCTCACGAAATTCATCTCAGAAAACCAGACGCGTCGGTGTTTGAATTTATTCTTAAACAACAGCATCTAAAAACCGATGAAACCCTATTTATTGATGACACTAAATCACATATAGAAACTGCAAATTGCTTAAATTTGCAAACTTGGCATCTCAGTCCAAAAACCGATGATGTTACTCAACTTTTTGAACAAAAACACCTGAACCTGTGA
- a CDS encoding EamA family transporter — translation MIELIFSVISSTLIYVAFKFFSKFNINTLNALIVNYFTAFILGFSIQSTSIKLTEIHHFEWFWPAAFLGTFFILIFYLMVMTTQKHGMSVVSVASKMSLSITVIFVILYYGESLSILKISGIILALVSVYLVSAKTKDGLKVNKSALILPFAVFIGSGIIESSLKVLQNDFVPSIETPVFSASIFLFAALMGIVIFGIRYFKHKISFKTKDLIGGIALGVPNYFSIYFIIQALRNLNLDSSLVFVINNVSIVVLSTIVGILLFKEHLFRKNKIGIGLALLSIILVALANYNLN, via the coding sequence GTGATAGAACTTATCTTTAGCGTCATTTCATCAACCTTGATTTACGTGGCGTTCAAATTTTTCTCAAAATTTAATATCAATACTTTAAATGCACTTATTGTTAATTATTTTACAGCCTTTATTCTCGGTTTTAGTATTCAAAGCACATCCATAAAACTAACCGAAATACATCATTTTGAATGGTTTTGGCCAGCCGCATTTCTCGGCACATTTTTTATTTTGATTTTTTATCTCATGGTAATGACCACTCAAAAACACGGTATGTCCGTGGTGTCCGTTGCCAGTAAAATGAGTTTGAGCATTACAGTTATTTTTGTGATTTTATACTATGGCGAAAGTTTATCTATACTCAAAATTTCGGGCATCATCTTGGCATTAGTTTCAGTATATTTGGTATCAGCCAAAACCAAAGACGGTTTAAAAGTTAACAAATCGGCTTTGATTTTACCCTTTGCCGTTTTTATAGGTAGCGGTATCATCGAGTCCAGTTTAAAAGTCTTGCAAAACGATTTTGTGCCATCTATTGAAACACCAGTATTTTCTGCTTCAATATTTCTATTTGCGGCTTTAATGGGAATCGTCATATTCGGCATTAGATATTTTAAACATAAAATTTCATTTAAAACTAAAGACCTCATCGGTGGAATAGCACTTGGCGTACCTAACTATTTTTCTATTTATTTTATCATCCAAGCCTTGCGAAATCTTAATCTGGACAGTTCCCTTGTGTTTGTTATCAACAATGTTTCTATCGTAGTGTTATCGACCATTGTTGGCATTTTACTCTTTAAAGAACACTTGTTCAGAAAAAACAAAATCGGTATTGGTTTAGCCCTTTTGAGTATAATTTTAGTAGCTTTGGCTAACTACAATTTAAACTAA
- a CDS encoding YigZ family protein, with amino-acid sequence MLKKDEYKSLSQPSKEVLFKDKGDKFFGYALPVQNETEIENALEQLKTQHHKARHFCYAWQLGKTYDTYKANDDGEPNNSAGMPIFGQLQSFEITNCLVVVVRYFGGTKLGVGGLISAYKTTAKMALENANIQTHTIDTSLQVTCEYDMMNEVMRLVKELNLNIIEQDLKIRCKFIISIRQQDFNKVKSRFEQVYGLELKTLE; translated from the coding sequence TTGCTTAAAAAAGACGAATACAAAAGCCTATCTCAACCTTCAAAAGAAGTCTTATTTAAGGACAAAGGCGACAAGTTTTTCGGTTATGCCCTTCCCGTTCAAAACGAAACCGAAATAGAAAACGCCTTAGAACAACTCAAAACTCAGCACCACAAAGCCCGTCATTTTTGCTACGCCTGGCAACTCGGCAAAACCTACGACACCTACAAAGCCAACGACGACGGCGAGCCCAATAATTCTGCAGGAATGCCCATTTTCGGTCAGCTACAATCTTTTGAAATCACCAACTGTCTCGTCGTGGTGGTGCGGTATTTTGGCGGCACCAAACTCGGTGTCGGCGGTCTGATTTCTGCCTACAAAACCACGGCCAAAATGGCTTTAGAAAACGCCAACATTCAAACCCATACCATAGATACATCATTGCAAGTGACCTGCGAATACGATATGATGAACGAGGTGATGCGTTTGGTCAAGGAATTAAACCTCAACATTATAGAACAAGACCTGAAAATCCGTTGTAAATTTATTATCAGTATTCGGCAACAGGATTTCAATAAAGTCAAATCTCGTTTTGAACAGGTTTACGGTTTAGAACTCAAAACTTTAGAATAA